The genome window ATGCCTTTTCAGGGCATAAAATGCTGGGGCCCATGGGCATAGGCGTCCTTTTCGGCCGGGCCGACCTGCTGGAACAGCTGGATCCCTTCCTTTCCGGCGGAGAAATGATTGAATATGTAACACGGGAAAGCGCCACCTATGCTCCGATTCCGCACAAATTCGAGGCAGGCACCGTCAATGCGGCCGGAGCCGCAGGCCTGGCCGCCGCCTGTGACTATATCGATAAAATCGGTTTTGACTATATCAAAAGCCAGGTGAATACCCTCACTGCGGAAGTCATGAACGGCATGCGTGAAATGGAAGGCATCACGGTTTACGGCTCGCGGAATCCGTCCGAGCACAACGGAATTGTCTCTTTCAGCATCGCAGGCTGTCATCCGCATGACGTAGCCTCCATCCTTAACGAAGATCATATATGTGTAAGGGCTGGGCATCACTGTGCCCAGCCCCTCATGCAGTTTCTGGGAATCGGCTCCTGTGTGCGCTGTTCCCTGTATGCCTATAATACGCATCGGGAAGTCAGCCGGTTCATTGACTGCCTGTCGCGCGTCCGGAAAGTAATGGGGTATTGAAAATGGATCTGAAAAACCTGTATCGGGAGATTGTGAACGATCACAATCTTCATCCTGCCCACAAGTATGAAATGGAAAATCCCGATATTGTCCTGCGCGGCGTCAATCCGACCTGCGGCGACGATATCACCCTGATGCTGAAGATCATGGACGATACGGTCACGGAAGGATCTTTCACCGGAAGCAGCTGCGCCATTTCGACAGCTTCTGCGGATATGATGCTGGATAATGTGATCGGACTGAAAACGGATCAGGCGCGGAACCTGATCCGGAAATTCTTTGGGATGATCGACGGAGACATTACTGATGACCGGGAGCTGGAGGCGCTTAATGACGCAGCCTGCCTGAAGGATATTGCCCGCATGCCTGCCCGGGTAAAGTGCGCCTTGCTTGGCTGGAGCACCCTGAAGGATATTCTGGGCTGACCGGGCAGGTCCGGGTAAGGTACAGAGCCACGCCAGTACAGCCGGCGTTGTGCGCATGGCGGACTTCCCTGCCCGGTTTCAGATCAGGAACAGCAGGCTGATGAACATGATTGCCCCGGCCCAGTTTCCGGCTCCGCCAATCCTTGTCGGAAACAGCACAAGCATAATCGGCAGGATGTTGATCACGCATGCCCAGCGGGGCAGCGGCGTCCATCCGCTGACAACCGGCACAAACAGAGACACGCCGAAGATCAGGAATCCGAGATAGCAGACGATCATGGTGACAGATGTCTTTTTGAAAAACTCCGTGATCAGCTGCCTGGCTTCCTCTGTCCTGCCCATCTTTACATACAGCCACTCCGGCACACCGCAGAACACATGGTGCGCCATACCAAAGGTCAGCACCATGACCGTGCTGATCAGCATCAGCGTCGCGCAGGTTTCCGAGCAGGCGCGCATCCAGTCTGCCAGCGCCAGATAGCCGAAGGCAAAAAGAAACATTGCCAGGCAGCCAAGCAGCATGGACAGCAACGGGTTTCGAAGCGGCATGTTCCGGAACGCGGCGGACAGCCTGTCATTATCCTTCATGTCCTCAATGCGGAACCGTCCGCCGGGCATGTAAGTCAGCAGGCAGTCGCACGCGCCGCACAGCAGATGTCCGGCGGCAGCGATCAGAAACATGATTTTCATCGTGTTCATTTTCCCATCCTCCTCATAACAGAATATCCGTCCCCCAGCCGTGATTCATAAGCAGCGTCTTTTGCTTCGATATCCCGGCAATGCCGGGAAGACAATGCTTTACGGTATACTCTGCCGGTTTTCCGGATGTTTTTTTCCATCAGCGCTTTTACCTCCCGATGATCAGCGTAATCCACGCCGTCAGCGCGCACACAAACGGGAACGCAATCAAACGGATTATCTGGTTTTTTGTGTTGAAGCTGCGGTCATCCCAGCTTTTGCAGTCCTTGGTCTCCGGGTAGAATTTCACATAATACTTCTTCGTAATCACGATGTACTGGTCCTGCACCAGAATATCGAACAGCTTGTAGCCGTACATAAACAGCATGTACCGCCCAAACTGCAGCCAGAACCCGTATCCGCGCCGGATACCGTCCGCGCCGAGAAAAAAGACAACCCCTGCGAATCCCGCCACTGCCAGGGCTGTAAGCAGGTAACCGATCATCAGTCTGCCGAAAGACGGATCAGGATGCCCCTTTGCCGCCTCCCGGATGTCCTGCGGCAGGAAACCCATGAGAATCTTTGTGGCTGCGAAATGCGGGATGATAAGAATCAACGCCAGCGAAAGAAGGCAAACAGCCGCCAGGGCGGCCAGCGTTGTGATCATGCGGCAGACCTCCTCCATTCCCGAATCTGCTTACATCAATTTTCCGATCAGCCGGTACAATCATTCCTCCGGTTTCTGAAATTTGAAGCAGAAATCGAGTCCTGCGTAGTTGCACCTTCTGACCGTTGTAAAGCCGCTCCTGCCTGCCTGCTGTTCAAACTCCTTCATCGTGAACAGCGGCTCCTCCGCGTGATTCCATTGCAGGAAGAAGTCCGTCAGATGAACCCCTTTCCTCGTCAGATCGTTGATGTACATCTCGCCGCCGGGCCGCAGGACCCGGAAGGCTTCATCCAGGAAGCGCCGCCACCCCTCCACATGGTGCAGGATCATAAAGTCCACGATCATGTCGAAGCTTTCATCCTCAAACCGGCTCAGATCGGCTGCGTCTCCCAGGACGAACCGCGCGTCCGGCAGGGCAAGCGCCTCCGCCTTTTCCAGCTGTTCCGGCATGATATCCATACCGGTATAGCTTTTCGGATGGTCCTTGACGATCAGGGACGCGGAATAGCCGGATCCGCATCCGACCTCCAGAACATCTTTCCCGGTAAAATCCATGCCCCAGGCCTTAAAACCGCCGATTTCCATATGCTCGTTGATCCATTTGCGCCAGCCGGTCTGCATGGCGTCGTATTCTTTCAGGCTCAGTTTCATGCTAGGCGCCTCCTCTTATCCCAATAAGCTGCAGATCCAGGCCGCGATGGCCGAAGCCGCCGGGAATATGACCAGCAGCTTCAGCAGCTGGCTTTTCAGATTATAGCCGTACTTTTTCGGGGGATACACGCTTTCCGTCTCCGGATAGTAGTGCTGGAAGAAACGGAACTTCATCAGCAGGAAGTAATCAAAGCAGACCATGTCGTAAACTTTGTAGATGGTAAAAATCAGCACAAACCTTGTAAAAAACTGCCAAAAGCCGAATCCGCTCCTGAAGCCGTCCCAGATGGAAACAACCCCTGTGCCCAGGATCATGAGAATGCTGAAGATTATGAGCGTCCAGCCGATTTTTCTGGCGCCGTAAAACAGTTCTTTTTCGCGGGGAAGCACCGCCTCCCTCGCTTCCCTGGGTGCAGACGAAAAAAACTCCTTCTTCTGGACAAACGCCACGGCGGACAGCAGCATCAGCGTAATCGCCGTGCAGAACACAATTGCCAGGAATATTGTCAGCAGCATCATTATCCCTCCGGTTTTATTTTTTCACACCGGCCAGCAGCCGGATCCATTTCCTCTGCCGGTGACGGTAAAAAGCATTTGCCCAAAGCCAGATAAAAAACGTTTTCCATCCTGCCCGGATTTCCACCCGGTCCGTATATTCCGTATGCTGTTCATCCAGCTTTTTCAGCACAATATCATGATTCCAGACCGGCACATGCGCATTGCTTTCCCGGCTGCTGATCCCCTGCGGATCAACCCGGATCACCCGGATTGTATGGATTCCGAAGGGAATCAGGCAAAAGAGCCTGAATCTGTATGACGAGACACCGCCGGCATTCCATACCGGTGTCACCGCGCCCACAGGCTCAAAAGCCGCGTAAGGGGCTGCAATATACTGCAGTGTCTTCAGTTCCTGCAGTTTGCTGTACACCAGCTCCTGTCCCGCGGGAAAAACGGATGTTTTCCGTACAATCATTCTGCCGTTTCTTCCTTTCCCTGCCCGGCCTTACTTTCTTTCATACTGCTCCCGGATTTTCTCCCAGGATGGTGCGGCTTTTTTCAGTTCTTTCCAGTTGGTCATCGGTTCATCCGGCGCCTTTGCGATAATCCCCTCAAAGGCTTTATCCAGCAGTTCCATCTCTTCCCAGGCGTTCCGGCAGTGGGCGCAGGCAATCAGGTCGCCCATTTCGGTTTTGGACATCAGGAAATAGACAAACTGCATCAGTCTGCCCTTCACGCCCTGCCCGTAGTATTTTTCGTCCCCGGACGGGAGAATCGGGATTCCCTGTGCCTTCAGCATCCCGAATGCTTCCCGGGATGCAAGGCGCATCTGCCTGCGCTGTTTCCCTGTGGCCGTGCGAAGATTTCCTCCGCAGGCGTAGGTCGCGTAGCCGATCGGCAGGATCGCCGCCAGATGGCAGGTCAGGTAAGCCTCCATGTCCGGCTGCCACCGGAGGGTATAGCCGCTTCCGGCGAATACGGCTTCCAGCTGTTTCCGGGTCTTTTCATCCGGCGTTGCGTGCAGTCCGCCGATGTCCATATTGCCGGTGCCGAGGCGTTCACAGACCAGCAGCCCGTTTTCCCGGTCCCGTTTCCCGGCCGTTGCCTGGAACGCAAACAGGATTTGCTTCGGACAGGTTGTTTTTGCCAGGATGGTCTCCTGCATTCCGGCTGCGTTCATGTTGTTGCCAACCATCACAACCAGCGGCGCGTTCACCGCTGCCAGCGGCTCCAGAATGGCGCCGATCCGGTGGTAAGGCATCACTGCGAAAACAACGTCGTATGCCTGTTCGGGAGTGATCTCCCCGATCACTTCAGGATGATCCAGCGTTTCCCTGTGCTGCAGGTGATGCCGGATCCGAAGTCCGTTCCGCTGCAGCTGTTCCTTCCATTCTCCCCGGGCCAGCATGGTCACGTCATTTCCGGCGGAACACAGCACATGAGCCAGATAACTTCCGATCACGCCGGAACCGTATACAAGCACTTTCATCTCATGCTTCCTTCTTTCGAAATCCTTGATAGATCAGTCCGGCAAAAAGCCCGCAAAGCGCCGCTCCTCCCAGCATCCACAGGGGAAGGTTTCCGTTTGCCTTCAGGCAGATTCCGGTTACCGAAACGGGAACGCCGATGATTCCGGCGGCGGTTAACGCTCCGAAGCCGCGGAGCAGCCGTTTCCGCGGAAGAATCCTGTCCAGCTTTGCGATCCGTTCGCTGATAATTTCAGCCACCCCAAGCACCATCAGGACAGCCGGCAGCAGGGCCAGGGCGGAAAACAGGCTGATCCCCTGCGCCAGGCATTTCCAGGTACAGATCAGCCAGATAATCCATCCGGTATTGCCTGGAATATCGTAAGTCCACCAGCGGGCTTCAGAAATCCCGGTCTCATACAGATCATTCATTTCCCCTGCTCCTTCCTGGCATACTTCATCGTCAGCAGCAGTCCGCCCATCATCCAGATATTCCCGACGCTGATCCATCCGGCGGTCAGCGCGTTGCGAAGTGCGGAATCCGGGGCAAACTTCAGCAGCATCGTCAGCGCCTGTCCGACCGGCAGACAGAAAACCCAGCACCAGCGGGGATAGGGCGTCAGTCCTTTGGCAAAGGCCGCAATATGCGCCCAGGAATGAATCAGCCAGAAGAGGAGGAACAGGATCGTGGCCGGCAGCAGGAAATACAGGCCGAAGCGGATGCTCAGCTCCAGAGCGTTTTCCAGGCTGGTCTCATGAAGGTGCCGGTAAACAAACACAGCAGCCAGGCACGGCACATGCACGCCGCACCCGCCGAAGATCAGGTAGCCGAATATGCCGGTCCGGTAAAGGTGCGCGTAATGCATGGACCGGGAGGCGATCAGCCGGTAGATGGCAAAATAGCACAGTCCCTCCAGCGGAATACCGATCAGGCCCAGGAACGCGGACCAGAACATCCGGCTGTCGGAAAGCGTCAGGTAGGAGGACAGGAATCCCTCCAGCCCTGCTTTTTCCGGATCGTGCACGCCCCATCCCAGCAGCATGTCACCGGCCAGCACTATAAACCCTGCCAGCAGGCCGATGATCATCAGTTTCCTGATCCGTATCCAGTCCGGTTTATGATCAATGCCAATATCATTGTAGGATGCCATAGCAGCGTTTCTCCTTGTCTGTTTCCTGGAATCGGAATGTCCGCCGGGATGCCGGATTGTCCTTTTCCCTTTTCGTTTCGATAAGTTAGTCATAACTTACCTGATTCATTATATGCAAGCCTCCGCGGAATGCAAAGCTTCCGCCGATATAGTCAATAGCACGCAAAAAGGCTGCCGCGCAAATGCGGCAGCCTTCGCTGTTCATTCTGCTGTCT of Aristaeella lactis contains these proteins:
- the sufU gene encoding Fe-S cluster assembly sulfur transfer protein SufU, giving the protein MDLKNLYREIVNDHNLHPAHKYEMENPDIVLRGVNPTCGDDITLMLKIMDDTVTEGSFTGSSCAISTASADMMLDNVIGLKTDQARNLIRKFFGMIDGDITDDRELEALNDAACLKDIARMPARVKCALLGWSTLKDILG
- a CDS encoding DUF6796 family protein; this encodes MNTMKIMFLIAAAGHLLCGACDCLLTYMPGGRFRIEDMKDNDRLSAAFRNMPLRNPLLSMLLGCLAMFLFAFGYLALADWMRACSETCATLMLISTVMVLTFGMAHHVFCGVPEWLYVKMGRTEEARQLITEFFKKTSVTMIVCYLGFLIFGVSLFVPVVSGWTPLPRWACVINILPIMLVLFPTRIGGAGNWAGAIMFISLLFLI
- a CDS encoding class I SAM-dependent methyltransferase, whose translation is MKLSLKEYDAMQTGWRKWINEHMEIGGFKAWGMDFTGKDVLEVGCGSGYSASLIVKDHPKSYTGMDIMPEQLEKAEALALPDARFVLGDAADLSRFEDESFDMIVDFMILHHVEGWRRFLDEAFRVLRPGGEMYINDLTRKGVHLTDFFLQWNHAEEPLFTMKEFEQQAGRSGFTTVRRCNYAGLDFCFKFQKPEE
- a CDS encoding ketopantoate reductase family protein, with amino-acid sequence MKVLVYGSGVIGSYLAHVLCSAGNDVTMLARGEWKEQLQRNGLRIRHHLQHRETLDHPEVIGEITPEQAYDVVFAVMPYHRIGAILEPLAAVNAPLVVMVGNNMNAAGMQETILAKTTCPKQILFAFQATAGKRDRENGLLVCERLGTGNMDIGGLHATPDEKTRKQLEAVFAGSGYTLRWQPDMEAYLTCHLAAILPIGYATYACGGNLRTATGKQRRQMRLASREAFGMLKAQGIPILPSGDEKYYGQGVKGRLMQFVYFLMSKTEMGDLIACAHCRNAWEEMELLDKAFEGIIAKAPDEPMTNWKELKKAAPSWEKIREQYERK
- a CDS encoding DUF6796 family protein, which produces MASYNDIGIDHKPDWIRIRKLMIIGLLAGFIVLAGDMLLGWGVHDPEKAGLEGFLSSYLTLSDSRMFWSAFLGLIGIPLEGLCYFAIYRLIASRSMHYAHLYRTGIFGYLIFGGCGVHVPCLAAVFVYRHLHETSLENALELSIRFGLYFLLPATILFLLFWLIHSWAHIAAFAKGLTPYPRWCWVFCLPVGQALTMLLKFAPDSALRNALTAGWISVGNIWMMGGLLLTMKYARKEQGK